In Plasmodium vinckei vinckei genome assembly, chromosome: PVVCY_13, a single genomic region encodes these proteins:
- a CDS encoding SNARE protein, putative, with translation MKTESNDPFYEAEREVNISVKKLQHMYSNWNSLPDKNSILAKEKYYLMKDEIKYLNKDVDDLENSIDVVKKNTHKFNISPEEIENRTKSLKNIRSILNDVASDLTNTVLSPNNYMMDNYNNIGINKQNDDLEELAESAERLHNAAITINTELKDQQRLLDELESEMDNSNEKMNFVTKKISDYLQTNNPKILSLILYLTGISFFLLFVLVVS, from the exons ATGAAAACAGAAAGCAATGATCCATTTTATGAAGCGGAACG GGAAGTCAATATTtctgtaaaaaaattacagcACATGTATAGCAACTGGAATAGCTTACCtgataaaaattcaat cCTAGCAAAAGAAAAGTACTACTTAATGAAAGATGAGATAAAATACTTAAATAAAGATGTTGATGATTTAGAGAATTCAATTGAtgttgttaaaaaaaacacacataaatttaatattagcCCTGaagaaatagaaaatagaacaaaatcattaaaaaatattcgcTCCATTCTAAATGATGTTGCATCGGATTTAACAAATACG gTTTTGAGCcctaataattatatgatgGATAACTATAACAAc atTGGAATAAACAAACAGAACGATGACTTAGAAGAATTAGCAGAATCTGCGGAAAGATTACATAATGCCGCCATTACAATAAATACAGAATTGAAAGACCAACAACG gCTTCTTGACGAACTGGAAAGCGAAATGGACAATTcaa atgaaaaaatgaattttgtcacaaaaaaaatatccgATTATTTGCAAACAAACA atcccaaaattttatcattaataCTTTACCTAACTGgaatatctttttttttgttatttgtCTTAGTGgtttcataa